A DNA window from Bdellovibrio sp. BCCA contains the following coding sequences:
- a CDS encoding APC family permease, translating into MPMKKALSLPHLIFYGIGMILGAGIYSIIGKAAGVAQEGLWVSFLLAALCAALTALSYAELASLYPQTGGEYIYLKNIFPRLPYLAVLCGSMMVFAGISTAATVAMAFAGYLQQFISVPATLTTMTILLVFTVINIIGIKESSWMNIVFTFIEIAGLILFIGLGFQSENFGKVLSTPTLNGAVFSGAALVIFAYFGFENIVNLVEETREPRELPKGILISVAISTVLYLLVSLAALALGSPQELAMSDAPLSDIAGKTNPFLAKALGGIAIFSTANTVLISMLSTSRVIFSMAREKDLPKLFGKISVKRSTPWMASVTVFILALTLLPVGGIEVVASASSFATMLAFSVINLALIHLRFVEPEKERFFKVPFSIGKFPVLTGLAALVSIAFLFFFKKEVYFLGAFVFVVTTSVYFFSRRNS; encoded by the coding sequence ATGCCCATGAAAAAGGCGCTCAGTCTTCCCCATCTTATTTTTTACGGAATCGGTATGATTCTGGGCGCCGGTATTTATTCTATTATTGGAAAAGCGGCGGGAGTTGCGCAAGAAGGTTTATGGGTAAGTTTTTTGCTCGCGGCCTTGTGTGCCGCATTGACGGCTCTTTCTTACGCAGAGCTGGCGTCTCTTTACCCGCAAACGGGTGGTGAATATATTTATCTAAAAAATATTTTTCCGAGATTGCCTTATCTCGCTGTTCTTTGCGGTTCGATGATGGTCTTTGCAGGGATTTCAACGGCGGCAACCGTAGCTATGGCCTTTGCCGGATATCTGCAACAGTTTATTTCTGTGCCGGCAACTCTCACCACGATGACGATTCTGCTTGTTTTTACTGTTATAAATATCATCGGAATCAAAGAATCCAGTTGGATGAATATTGTCTTCACCTTTATTGAGATTGCCGGACTGATTTTGTTTATTGGGTTGGGGTTTCAATCAGAGAACTTTGGAAAAGTGTTATCGACTCCCACCTTGAATGGCGCTGTTTTTTCAGGAGCAGCTCTTGTTATTTTTGCGTATTTCGGATTTGAGAACATCGTTAATCTTGTTGAAGAAACTCGTGAACCTCGGGAGCTTCCCAAGGGGATATTGATCAGCGTTGCGATCTCGACGGTTCTATATCTGTTGGTGAGTTTAGCGGCGCTGGCCTTAGGATCGCCGCAAGAACTAGCCATGAGTGACGCACCTTTAAGTGACATTGCGGGAAAAACAAATCCGTTTCTTGCCAAGGCTTTAGGGGGAATTGCGATATTCTCGACGGCCAACACGGTTCTTATTTCAATGCTCTCTACCAGTCGCGTGATTTTTAGCATGGCTCGCGAGAAAGATCTGCCGAAATTGTTTGGGAAAATTTCTGTGAAACGGTCGACCCCGTGGATGGCCTCCGTCACCGTTTTTATCTTGGCGTTAACTTTGTTACCGGTCGGAGGGATTGAAGTCGTGGCTAGCGCCTCTTCCTTTGCGACGATGTTAGCGTTTTCGGTCATTAACTTAGCGTTGATTCATCTGCGTTTTGTTGAACCAGAAAAAGAGCGCTTCTTCAAAGTGCCGTTTTCCATAGGTAAATTTCCTGTACTGACGGGACTCGCGGCTTTGGTTTCAATAGCTTTTTTATTCTTCTTTAAAAAAGAAGTTTATTTCTTGGGAGCTTTTGTTTTTGTGGTGACGACG
- the dbpA gene encoding ATP-dependent RNA helicase DbpA, with amino-acid sequence MNKSFSSLNLTAGLLRVIEEMGFTEMTPIQAASIPLLLQGKDVIGQSHTGSGKTAAFIIPILQKIQIELRQPQALILCPTRELCDQVLKECRKFSKAFPGLQTVALIGGQPYPPQTQALNNGVHVVVGTPGRTLEHLRKNHFQAARLTTLVLDEADRMLEEGFAGEMTAIIDELPAKKQTIFFSATFPESIEALSRKYQKNAERVTIDKDVQASPQIKQYLYEAETSRKIDTLLRVLQRHPSACTLVFCRMKSTVDEIGQKLESMKVSSEVLHGDLTQPERDRATALFRNGSRRILVATDVAARGLDIEMLELVINVDLPVSPEVYIHRIGRTGRAGRLGTAVTIATSLEALKIMEIEQATGVKMIRQSLGFENQHGLGPEFQKTTAKTIQISGGKIDKLRPGDILGALTAEPGAVPATEIGKIEIHERFSLVAIKMSAAEKALQKLQTTKIKGKKFKSYFA; translated from the coding sequence TTGAATAAAAGTTTTAGTTCTCTTAATTTAACTGCCGGTCTTTTGCGCGTGATTGAAGAGATGGGTTTCACTGAGATGACACCCATTCAAGCGGCGAGTATTCCGCTTCTTCTTCAAGGCAAAGACGTCATTGGGCAATCTCACACAGGCAGCGGCAAGACCGCTGCCTTTATCATTCCTATTTTACAGAAAATTCAGATTGAGCTGCGCCAACCTCAAGCGTTGATCCTTTGTCCAACCCGAGAGCTATGCGACCAAGTTTTAAAAGAATGTCGTAAGTTTTCAAAAGCTTTCCCGGGACTGCAAACCGTGGCGCTGATCGGCGGACAGCCTTATCCACCGCAAACGCAAGCGTTGAATAACGGCGTGCACGTGGTTGTTGGAACTCCAGGGCGTACTTTGGAGCATCTAAGAAAAAATCATTTTCAAGCTGCTAGGCTAACCACTTTAGTTTTAGATGAAGCCGACCGTATGTTGGAGGAGGGCTTTGCTGGCGAAATGACAGCCATCATTGACGAGCTTCCAGCAAAAAAACAAACCATTTTCTTTTCTGCGACATTTCCAGAGTCCATCGAGGCACTCAGTCGCAAATATCAGAAAAATGCAGAGCGAGTCACCATCGATAAGGATGTCCAGGCCTCTCCGCAAATTAAACAGTATCTTTATGAAGCAGAGACCTCTCGAAAGATCGACACGCTTCTTCGGGTTTTGCAGCGCCATCCATCTGCCTGCACTCTTGTTTTTTGCCGCATGAAATCCACAGTCGATGAAATCGGTCAAAAGCTTGAAAGCATGAAGGTGAGCAGCGAGGTTTTGCATGGAGATCTGACACAACCAGAACGTGATCGTGCGACAGCTCTTTTTCGTAATGGCAGCAGACGGATTTTAGTGGCCACGGATGTGGCAGCTCGCGGCCTGGATATCGAAATGCTAGAGCTAGTGATCAACGTTGACCTTCCGGTCAGTCCCGAAGTTTACATACACCGTATCGGTCGCACGGGTCGAGCCGGTCGTCTGGGCACGGCGGTGACCATCGCAACCTCTCTTGAAGCTCTTAAAATTATGGAGATTGAACAAGCCACGGGCGTTAAAATGATTCGTCAGAGTTTAGGTTTTGAAAATCAGCATGGTTTGGGACCCGAGTTTCAAAAAACGACAGCCAAGACAATTCAGATCTCTGGAGGAAAAATCGATAAGCTCAGACCCGGTGATATCTTGGGAGCGCTGACAGCAGAACCCGGTGCTGTTCCTGCAACGGAAATCGGGAAAATTGAAATTCACGAACGCTTTAGTTTAGTGGCGATCAAGATGTCTGCCGCCGAAAAGGCCTTGCAGAAATTGCAGACAACAAAAATCAAAGGGAAGAAGTTTAAGAGCTACTTTGCTTAA
- the glmS gene encoding glutamine--fructose-6-phosphate transaminase (isomerizing) has translation MCGIVGYLGPQNPKDIIINGLKKLEYRGYDSAGVAILDQGKTKRVRAQGKLKALEDKLTSEKFDGHIGIGHTRWATHGKPSERNAHPHQVRGINLVHNGIIENYLEIREELLAQGAEITSDTDSELVAHLIANEIETTKDLFKAVEGVLQKIRGAFSILVMWEQEPDRLVAFKDGPPLVVGLGAKEVFVASDVQALIQYTKQFVYLEDREIANIKGADVQFFSANGFPIQKKIVELNWNPEMVEKQGYAHYMLKEIYEQPRAVAAAIEPHVNPENFSVALKNIGFGGQPVQKLEELDVKADWAKTQEVFKNIDRVFIIACGTSNYAGMVGKYLIEQLAKVPVEVDIASEFRYRNPVIPPKSLVVTISQSGETADTLAAIRMAKELGATTLSICNVRNSTIDREAHGHLYMNSGPEIGVASTKAFTSTMAVLHCLSIAIARTRGTMNEATEKELVKAILAVPSQMEGVLAYDKYFEEAASGLKLFRGFLYMGRGTSFPIAMEGALKLKELAYMHAEGYAAGEMKHGPLALIDERMAIVMVAPTDHLYEKTISNLEEARARGGKVISIGTGENEKLRAISEYYLAIPKAHWTVNSILTVIPLQLMSYHLACSLGYDVDQPRNLAKSVTVE, from the coding sequence ATGTGCGGAATCGTCGGCTATTTAGGCCCTCAAAACCCTAAAGATATTATTATCAATGGTCTTAAAAAACTTGAGTATCGCGGCTATGACAGCGCCGGTGTTGCGATTTTGGATCAAGGCAAAACCAAGCGCGTGCGTGCTCAAGGGAAATTAAAAGCTCTTGAAGACAAACTGACGAGCGAAAAATTCGATGGCCATATTGGTATTGGTCACACTCGTTGGGCGACTCATGGAAAGCCTTCTGAAAGAAACGCCCATCCTCACCAAGTGCGCGGAATCAATCTTGTGCACAACGGGATTATCGAAAACTATCTTGAGATCCGCGAAGAACTTTTGGCTCAAGGGGCAGAAATCACGTCAGACACAGACTCTGAACTTGTGGCGCATTTGATCGCCAACGAGATTGAAACGACGAAAGATCTTTTCAAAGCCGTTGAAGGTGTTTTGCAAAAAATCCGTGGCGCATTCTCTATTCTTGTGATGTGGGAACAGGAGCCAGATCGTTTGGTGGCCTTCAAAGACGGCCCACCTCTTGTTGTGGGTCTTGGTGCTAAAGAAGTGTTTGTGGCAAGTGACGTTCAAGCCTTGATCCAGTACACAAAACAATTCGTGTATCTTGAAGATCGCGAAATCGCGAATATCAAAGGTGCCGACGTGCAATTCTTCTCTGCCAATGGTTTCCCGATTCAAAAAAAGATCGTGGAACTGAACTGGAATCCAGAGATGGTGGAAAAGCAGGGCTACGCTCATTACATGCTTAAAGAAATTTATGAGCAACCGCGCGCTGTCGCAGCGGCGATTGAACCGCACGTCAATCCTGAAAACTTCTCTGTCGCTTTGAAAAACATCGGCTTTGGCGGTCAACCTGTTCAGAAATTAGAAGAGCTTGATGTCAAGGCGGACTGGGCAAAAACTCAGGAAGTATTTAAGAACATCGACCGCGTTTTCATCATTGCGTGCGGCACAAGTAATTATGCCGGTATGGTCGGAAAATATCTGATCGAGCAACTTGCAAAAGTCCCTGTCGAAGTGGATATCGCGAGTGAATTCCGTTATCGCAATCCTGTGATTCCACCAAAATCTTTGGTTGTCACAATTTCTCAAAGTGGTGAAACGGCGGACACTTTGGCGGCGATTCGCATGGCCAAAGAATTGGGTGCGACAACTTTGAGTATCTGCAACGTCAGAAACTCGACTATTGATCGCGAAGCTCACGGTCACTTGTACATGAACTCCGGTCCAGAGATCGGCGTGGCTTCGACAAAAGCTTTCACTAGCACGATGGCTGTTCTTCATTGTTTGTCGATTGCGATTGCGCGCACTCGCGGTACAATGAATGAAGCGACAGAAAAAGAATTGGTTAAAGCGATCCTCGCTGTTCCAAGTCAGATGGAAGGCGTTTTGGCTTATGACAAATATTTTGAAGAGGCCGCTTCAGGATTAAAACTTTTCCGCGGCTTCCTTTACATGGGCCGTGGCACAAGCTTCCCAATTGCGATGGAAGGGGCTTTAAAACTCAAAGAACTGGCTTACATGCACGCCGAAGGGTATGCGGCAGGAGAAATGAAGCACGGTCCTTTGGCGTTGATTGACGAGCGCATGGCGATCGTGATGGTGGCTCCAACAGATCACCTTTACGAAAAGACCATCAGCAATTTGGAAGAAGCCCGTGCTCGCGGTGGAAAAGTGATTTCCATCGGAACAGGCGAGAACGAAAAATTGCGCGCGATCAGTGAGTACTACCTTGCGATTCCAAAAGCGCATTGGACAGTGAACTCAATTCTGACAGTGATTCCGCTTCAGCTGATGTCATATCATCTGGCGTGCAGCTTGGGATACGATGTAGATCAACCGCGCAATCTCGCAAAGTCAGTGACAGTTGAATAA
- the glmU gene encoding bifunctional UDP-N-acetylglucosamine diphosphorylase/glucosamine-1-phosphate N-acetyltransferase GlmU, protein MSEKASEKLTVIALAAGKGTRMKSPLPKVLHPVAGRPMIEKVIQASKQAGAAEVRVIVGHGQNLVRQVVEPMNVACYVQDEQLGTAHAVRCAKPETIEGDVVIMNGDHPLIEASDIKDFVRIFRDEKCDLAVVTAVVKAPGEFGRIVRHKGELMAIVEAKDASVDTLKIDEINTGIYIVKASVLAEYLPQIKNNNSKKEFYITDLISLCIQDKCRVQAIKSTPKVAVGVNNQVELAKATRLIFKRKALRLMEEGVLMIDPRTTYVEESVEIGAGTVIYPNVFIRGRSKIGSFSVIESNCFISDSEIADSVQVRGGSYLENSKLHNRVSVGPYARLRPETEIMEEAHVGNFVEMKKVKFGKKSKAGHLTYLGDAEVGEEVNVGCGTITCNYAADRKKYKTKIGNRVFVGSDTQFVAPIEIGDDAIIGSGSTITKNVPAKALAVARGKQFVKENYAPKAVESETKE, encoded by the coding sequence ATGTCAGAAAAAGCATCTGAGAAGTTAACGGTGATCGCGCTCGCGGCAGGAAAAGGGACTCGCATGAAGTCACCTCTTCCCAAAGTCCTTCATCCCGTAGCCGGTCGCCCTATGATTGAAAAAGTGATTCAAGCTTCTAAACAAGCTGGTGCCGCCGAAGTTCGCGTGATCGTCGGTCACGGTCAGAACTTGGTACGCCAAGTGGTCGAACCTATGAACGTCGCTTGTTACGTTCAAGATGAACAACTAGGAACAGCACACGCGGTTCGTTGCGCAAAGCCTGAAACTATCGAAGGTGATGTTGTTATCATGAACGGAGACCATCCGCTCATTGAAGCTTCGGACATCAAAGACTTCGTGCGAATCTTCCGCGATGAAAAATGTGATCTTGCGGTTGTCACAGCTGTTGTGAAAGCTCCCGGTGAATTCGGCCGTATCGTTCGGCACAAAGGTGAATTGATGGCCATTGTCGAAGCGAAGGACGCTTCCGTTGACACATTGAAAATTGACGAGATCAATACGGGCATTTACATCGTGAAAGCGTCCGTACTTGCGGAATACCTTCCCCAAATCAAAAACAACAATTCCAAAAAAGAATTCTACATCACGGATTTGATCTCTCTTTGCATTCAGGACAAATGCCGCGTGCAAGCGATCAAGTCGACACCGAAAGTGGCGGTCGGCGTGAACAATCAGGTGGAGTTGGCAAAAGCGACTCGTTTGATTTTCAAACGCAAGGCTTTGCGTTTGATGGAAGAAGGCGTTTTGATGATCGATCCTCGCACAACGTATGTGGAAGAATCCGTGGAAATCGGCGCTGGGACAGTGATCTATCCGAATGTGTTCATTCGCGGTCGTTCTAAAATCGGTTCTTTCAGCGTGATTGAATCTAATTGTTTTATTTCCGATTCAGAAATCGCGGACAGCGTGCAAGTGCGCGGGGGAAGCTATTTGGAAAACTCAAAACTTCACAACCGCGTTTCTGTGGGACCTTACGCTCGTTTGCGTCCTGAAACAGAAATCATGGAAGAAGCTCACGTCGGAAACTTCGTCGAGATGAAAAAAGTGAAGTTTGGCAAAAAATCAAAAGCAGGACATTTAACATACTTGGGCGATGCTGAAGTGGGTGAAGAGGTCAACGTGGGTTGCGGCACGATTACATGCAACTACGCTGCGGATAGAAAGAAATATAAAACGAAGATCGGTAACCGTGTTTTTGTGGGAAGTGACACACAATTCGTAGCTCCCATTGAAATTGGCGATGATGCTATTATCGGTTCAGGTTCAACGATCACTAAAAACGTACCAGCAAAAGCTTTGGCCGTGGCTCGTGGAAAGCAGTTTGTAAAAGAAAACTACGCTCCTAAAGCCGTTGAGTCAGAGACAAAAGAGTAG
- a CDS encoding M14 family murein peptide amidase A, with protein MQGKIFHQTSWALTAKGTPIELYKKSHSLSDFSERPILFIGGVHGDEPEGVRLAQELLTWLKAEETRNSEKIRPWLLIPCINPDGYSQNQRINGNGVDLNRNFPCRDWSPDAKAPRYYPGPSPGSEKEVQALVKLIEDEKPQLIVHFHSWEPCVVYTGLPGKKAAETLATGTGYECREDIGYPTPGSLGQFGWIEHQIPVICIEEQEHIDLNLVWPHFKTGLEMLLTGKNS; from the coding sequence ATGCAAGGAAAAATTTTTCACCAAACTTCTTGGGCCCTTACCGCGAAAGGGACACCGATTGAGCTGTATAAAAAATCACACAGTTTGAGTGACTTTTCAGAACGCCCGATTCTCTTTATCGGCGGAGTTCACGGCGATGAACCCGAGGGTGTGCGCTTAGCGCAAGAACTTCTCACATGGCTCAAAGCAGAGGAAACTCGGAATTCTGAAAAAATCCGTCCTTGGCTTCTCATTCCCTGTATCAATCCTGACGGTTACTCTCAAAATCAAAGAATCAACGGCAACGGTGTGGATCTCAACCGCAACTTTCCTTGCCGCGATTGGAGCCCCGACGCCAAAGCTCCTCGATACTACCCTGGCCCTTCGCCTGGAAGTGAGAAGGAAGTTCAGGCTTTGGTGAAACTCATTGAGGACGAAAAGCCACAGCTCATAGTACACTTTCATTCGTGGGAGCCTTGCGTTGTTTACACCGGTCTTCCTGGAAAAAAGGCGGCTGAAACTTTGGCTACCGGAACCGGATACGAATGCCGGGAAGACATCGGCTATCCCACCCCGGGAAGTTTGGGACAGTTCGGATGGATCGAACACCAAATCCCCGTAATATGTATTGAAGAGCAGGAGCACATCGATTTGAATTTGGTATGGCCGCATTTTAAAACGGGCCTTGAGATGCTGCTCACAGGAAAGAATTCTTGA
- a CDS encoding HAD hydrolase-like protein — MTKYRSIAFDLDDTLLDTSGLLVPMASRRACEAMIAAGLQCSLDECLQMRHELAANLSHTEIFTQIAARYGTNQEGKAIHDALQEFYNPFVPAHLPMLPYSLENLETLKSRYNLFLVTMGSYESQVKKIKALGIESHFKKIYILNGFVGEKKNSAFLDILRLEGHQPHELLSIGNRLSSEIRDGKRAGADTCYFAYGEHVGEIPQFPEDHPDFTITHHKDLIPTCGL, encoded by the coding sequence ATGACGAAGTACAGATCCATCGCTTTTGATTTAGACGACACGCTGCTCGACACATCGGGATTGTTAGTCCCTATGGCGTCGCGCCGAGCGTGCGAAGCGATGATTGCAGCGGGCCTGCAATGCAGTTTGGATGAGTGCCTGCAAATGCGCCACGAATTAGCTGCGAATTTATCTCACACTGAAATCTTCACGCAGATCGCCGCTCGTTATGGAACAAATCAAGAGGGCAAAGCCATTCACGATGCCCTTCAAGAGTTTTATAATCCTTTTGTGCCGGCTCATTTGCCGATGCTTCCCTATTCATTGGAAAATCTTGAGACTTTAAAATCGCGCTATAATTTGTTTTTAGTGACGATGGGTTCTTATGAATCCCAAGTTAAAAAAATCAAAGCTCTGGGCATCGAAAGCCATTTTAAAAAGATTTATATTTTAAATGGTTTTGTCGGAGAGAAAAAAAATTCCGCGTTCTTAGATATTCTGCGCCTGGAAGGACATCAACCTCACGAATTGCTCAGTATCGGCAACCGTCTTTCAAGCGAGATTCGTGACGGCAAACGCGCGGGAGCGGACACCTGTTACTTTGCTTACGGTGAACACGTTGGAGAAATTCCCCAGTTTCCCGAAGACCATCCTGATTTCACAATCACTCATCACAAGGACTTGATCCCGACATGCGGACTTTAA
- a CDS encoding PAS domain-containing sensor histidine kinase has protein sequence MRTLKASFLLIGPWDPRLQELGAHIATDLQQAWHWMQDSTYDVVALSVTLILGKRFPEFYEEIKRSSPGIQFIAVVPEDFSAHQMAYLHEEFNFSRMMTSFNDADLETHLFSALEEANQRKQDENLALLIREQTAQLKRLQIELEERVQKRTKFLTEARRKLFLTNSRIEGFKRALMAVHQASSVGEIEQLLNDSMAATVQTSWIRLFYHPQDELFARQVQAQLNFTQLQVPLFRHHEKVGSIFFLRAPDHPFTREESDFLTRVAEAVALALDRIQKLKESESLKEQWEATFNSMSDPVVLIDTNYDIIQSNKALDERLREQEKEQTSRKCYKVLFNRDEPCPGCQRGSNFRVQSRSSTPRSFDVFSQSLLLDSDKPPVFVNLYHDITQQLKMERQILESAKMAELGTIGSSIAHELNNPLGGILSFTQLIKMDMSPDNPLYPDIVEMEAGVQRCKEIVQNLLGFTRNPNADQEGDVSLKEACLRALKIVELQTKSQGIEVKLHFPGEDIAVRGHLNLLAQGLKNVLQSSIDRVTDRSRHEKGFRGILDIEISAALDLAQILIKDNGTPEKNPSLPIGLGVSVASQILRDHEADLEFSAGPGQENLAKISFSRPVLRS, from the coding sequence ATGCGGACTTTAAAAGCCAGTTTTCTTTTAATTGGCCCTTGGGATCCAAGGCTGCAAGAACTCGGTGCTCACATCGCCACCGACCTTCAGCAGGCGTGGCACTGGATGCAGGACTCCACGTATGATGTTGTCGCTTTGTCTGTGACTTTGATCTTAGGAAAAAGATTTCCGGAATTTTATGAAGAAATCAAACGCTCTTCGCCCGGTATTCAGTTTATCGCCGTTGTGCCGGAAGATTTTTCCGCCCATCAAATGGCATATCTTCACGAAGAGTTTAATTTTTCGCGAATGATGACAAGCTTTAACGATGCGGATTTAGAAACGCATTTGTTTTCGGCTCTCGAAGAAGCCAATCAGCGCAAGCAAGATGAAAACTTGGCTCTTCTTATTCGAGAGCAGACAGCGCAACTAAAGCGTTTGCAAATTGAACTTGAAGAACGTGTGCAAAAAAGAACGAAGTTTTTAACGGAAGCTCGTCGTAAATTGTTTTTAACGAACTCTCGTATTGAAGGCTTTAAGCGCGCCTTGATGGCAGTCCACCAAGCAAGCTCCGTGGGAGAGATTGAACAGTTGCTCAATGACTCCATGGCGGCAACCGTGCAAACTTCGTGGATTCGTTTGTTTTATCATCCGCAAGATGAATTGTTCGCACGCCAGGTGCAGGCGCAGTTGAATTTTACTCAATTGCAGGTCCCTCTTTTTAGACATCACGAAAAAGTGGGCTCGATCTTTTTCTTACGCGCTCCCGATCATCCGTTCACTCGCGAAGAAAGTGATTTTCTGACTCGTGTGGCGGAAGCTGTGGCTTTGGCTTTGGATCGTATTCAGAAATTAAAAGAGTCTGAATCTTTAAAAGAACAATGGGAAGCCACGTTCAACTCCATGTCGGACCCTGTCGTTTTGATTGATACAAATTACGATATCATTCAATCGAACAAAGCTTTGGATGAACGTCTGCGTGAACAGGAAAAAGAACAGACGTCTCGCAAATGTTATAAAGTTCTTTTCAATCGCGACGAACCTTGTCCGGGTTGCCAGCGCGGAAGTAATTTCCGCGTGCAATCGCGCAGCTCTACACCACGAAGTTTTGATGTCTTTAGCCAAAGTCTTTTGCTTGATTCTGATAAGCCTCCGGTTTTCGTGAATCTGTATCACGACATCACTCAGCAGTTAAAAATGGAAAGACAGATTCTTGAATCTGCGAAGATGGCGGAACTTGGAACGATTGGTTCCAGTATCGCGCACGAGTTGAATAATCCTTTGGGCGGTATTCTTTCATTCACTCAGTTAATTAAAATGGATATGAGCCCTGACAATCCTCTTTATCCTGACATTGTGGAGATGGAAGCCGGTGTACAACGCTGCAAAGAGATCGTGCAAAATCTTTTGGGCTTCACTCGCAATCCCAACGCCGATCAAGAAGGCGATGTGAGTTTGAAAGAAGCGTGCTTGCGTGCACTGAAAATTGTTGAACTGCAAACGAAGTCTCAAGGCATTGAAGTGAAATTGCACTTTCCTGGTGAAGACATTGCAGTTCGTGGGCATTTAAATTTGTTGGCGCAAGGTTTGAAGAACGTTCTGCAAAGTTCTATCGACCGTGTCACTGATAGAAGTCGCCATGAGAAAGGATTTCGAGGAATTCTCGACATCGAAATTTCTGCCGCCCTAGACCTTGCCCAGATTTTAATCAAAGACAATGGAACTCCAGAAAAAAATCCAAGTCTTCCTATAGGCTTAGGTGTTTCTGTGGCTTCACAGATCCTTCGCGATCACGAGGCCGACCTCGAATTTTCAGCAGGTCCAGGCCAGGAAAATCTGGCAAAAATTTCCTTCTCCCGTCCAGTTTTAAGGTCCTGA
- a CDS encoding sigma-54-dependent transcriptional regulator encodes MRSQRVLILDDESSLRTALFRVLDRKGLNVITANKIEEAKVLCQGDTHIDLAIVDLNLPDGDGIEFMTYLKGMSPATEVIILTGHATIESAIRATQKGAFHFVTKPFNLEELMSLIEKALTHKKLQQENQQLRSELNKKYKFDQIIGNSDQIQGVLRLIERVADSDSTVLVTGESGTGKELIARAIHYNSPRATGPFIPINCGAIPSELLESELFGHMKGAFTGAIANRVGRFEMADGGTIFLDEIGDLEPSLQVKLLRALQERSFEPVGSTKTVSVNVRVIAATNINLEEAVENGNFREDLFYRLNVIPLAVPALRERKSDIPLLLTHFMDVFNKTKGRGLSGITPDALESLVNYPWPGNIRELENLVERMTILKGQGHIDISDLPIKYKSGKMTSSEVGGLEIPDNGMDFNSAVDAYENALILKALEKTGWNRNQAAALLRLNRTTLVEKIKKKGLTPPNEITPT; translated from the coding sequence ATGCGCAGCCAAAGAGTTCTTATATTAGATGACGAGTCATCACTCCGCACCGCTCTGTTTAGAGTGCTCGATAGAAAAGGACTAAACGTTATCACTGCCAACAAGATCGAAGAAGCAAAGGTCTTGTGCCAAGGCGACACTCATATTGACTTAGCTATTGTTGATCTCAACCTTCCTGATGGTGACGGTATTGAGTTCATGACTTATTTAAAAGGCATGAGCCCGGCAACAGAAGTGATTATTCTGACAGGTCACGCGACAATTGAATCTGCAATTCGTGCGACTCAAAAAGGCGCTTTCCACTTTGTTACTAAGCCTTTTAATCTTGAAGAGTTGATGAGCTTGATTGAAAAAGCTCTGACTCATAAGAAGTTGCAACAAGAAAACCAGCAGCTTCGCTCAGAATTAAATAAAAAATATAAGTTCGACCAAATCATCGGAAATAGCGATCAAATCCAAGGCGTTTTGCGTTTGATTGAACGCGTGGCGGATTCCGACTCCACTGTCCTTGTCACAGGTGAATCAGGAACTGGAAAAGAATTGATCGCTCGCGCGATTCACTACAATTCTCCTCGTGCAACGGGTCCTTTTATTCCGATCAACTGCGGTGCGATTCCTTCGGAACTTCTTGAGAGTGAACTTTTCGGTCACATGAAAGGTGCTTTCACTGGAGCCATTGCCAATCGCGTAGGTCGTTTTGAAATGGCCGATGGCGGAACGATCTTCCTTGATGAGATCGGTGACCTTGAACCTTCTTTACAAGTTAAACTTCTTCGTGCTTTGCAAGAGCGTAGTTTTGAACCGGTAGGTTCGACAAAAACTGTGTCTGTGAATGTGCGCGTGATTGCAGCGACAAACATCAACTTGGAAGAGGCTGTTGAAAACGGCAACTTCCGCGAAGACTTATTCTATCGTTTGAACGTCATTCCGTTGGCGGTTCCGGCTCTTCGCGAGCGTAAATCAGATATTCCTTTGTTACTTACACACTTTATGGATGTGTTTAATAAAACCAAAGGTCGCGGTTTGAGTGGAATCACTCCGGATGCCTTGGAATCTTTGGTGAATTATCCATGGCCTGGAAATATCCGTGAACTTGAAAACTTGGTCGAGCGCATGACGATTCTTAAAGGCCAAGGTCACATTGATATTTCAGATCTTCCGATAAAATACAAATCGGGCAAAATGACTTCTTCGGAGGTCGGCGGTCTTGAAATTCCGGATAACGGGATGGACTTTAACTCGGCTGTTGATGCTTACGAAAATGCGTTGATCTTGAAGGCTTTGGAAAAAACCGGATGGAATCGCAACCAAGCAGCGGCATTGTTAAGACTCAACCGCACAACACTGGTGGAGAAGATCAAAAAGAAAGGTCTCACTCCTCCAAACGAAATTACTCCAACATAA